The following proteins are co-located in the Sphingomonas panacis genome:
- the galE gene encoding UDP-glucose 4-epimerase GalE: MIDGAVLVTGGAGYIGSHAVLALLDAGYRVVVVDNLVTGFSWAVDPRAMLVEANIEDDHAVRAAIRDHGVRAILHFAGSVVVPESVSNPLKYYRNNTVATRALLESAVACGVPHFIFSSTAATYGTPAKIPVVETDPTVPINPYGMSKLMTETMLRDVAAAHPINYCALRYFNVAGADPQGRSGQSTAGATHLIKVAVEAATGKRASVGVFGTDFDTPDGTGVRDYIHVSDLAAAHVAALDLLTADPAKSHTLNCGYGRGFSVLEVLDAVDRVTNVKIERKIEGRRAGDPAALVADNSAILKALEWRPQRDDLDLIVRDALAWERVLAERDA; the protein is encoded by the coding sequence ATGATCGACGGCGCGGTTCTGGTAACGGGCGGAGCGGGCTATATCGGCAGCCATGCGGTGCTGGCGCTGCTCGACGCGGGCTACCGCGTGGTAGTGGTCGACAATCTCGTGACCGGGTTTTCCTGGGCGGTCGATCCGCGCGCGATGCTGGTCGAGGCGAACATCGAGGATGACCATGCGGTGCGCGCCGCGATCCGCGACCACGGGGTGCGTGCAATCCTGCATTTCGCCGGATCGGTGGTGGTGCCCGAGTCGGTCAGCAACCCGCTCAAATATTACCGCAACAACACCGTCGCGACGCGCGCGCTTCTGGAAAGCGCGGTGGCGTGCGGCGTGCCGCACTTCATCTTCTCCTCCACGGCCGCGACCTATGGCACGCCGGCCAAGATCCCGGTCGTCGAGACCGATCCGACCGTGCCGATCAACCCCTATGGCATGTCCAAGCTGATGACCGAGACGATGCTGCGCGATGTCGCGGCCGCGCACCCGATCAACTATTGCGCGCTTCGCTATTTCAACGTGGCGGGCGCCGATCCGCAGGGCCGCTCGGGCCAGTCGACCGCCGGCGCGACTCATCTCATCAAGGTCGCGGTCGAGGCGGCGACGGGCAAGCGCGCGTCGGTCGGCGTGTTCGGCACCGATTTCGACACGCCCGACGGGACCGGGGTGCGCGATTACATCCATGTCAGCGATCTGGCGGCGGCACATGTCGCCGCGCTCGACCTGCTCACCGCCGATCCGGCCAAGAGCCACACGCTCAACTGCGGTTACGGGCGCGGCTTCTCGGTGCTGGAGGTGCTCGACGCGGTCGATCGCGTGACCAACGTCAAGATCGAGCGCAAGATCGAGGGCCGCCGCGCGGGCGATCCCGCCGCGCTGGTGGCGGACAACAGCGCGATCCTCAAGGCGCTGGAGTGGCGCCCGCAGCGCGACGATCTCGACCTGATCGTCCGCGACGCGCTCGCGTGGGAGCGCGTGCTCGCCGAACGCGACGCGTAG
- a CDS encoding methyltransferase family protein, with the protein MFHHTDLARAARPADPRPRSAVSTGCGLAGLVGLLLWVALARSYGMDGPYSALVNVVACGLPMVLWSVFVDKVHRNASSGIDWSAAKPLRATYEISLTKLAGLWLTWAGIGVIYGLERFYWEGNYSFAMGCLGVAAPVLFVASIPYVLWLDRYLVAPKDGAWALGAWLMGLDESIDREAIYGHLRAWAVKGFFLAFMLAIVPPGFGDFIRADTGLVLHDPVALANWLITLMFVIDVAFATVGYILTLRPLDSHIRSANPFAAAWTAALICYPPFVLMADGGVLDYHPGTRGPDGWTIWLGGHPILLAATGAVLVALTAIYAWATVAFGLRFSNLTHRGILTHGPYRFTRHPAYLSKNLFWLISTLPFLTTGNWIDAVRATGLMAVTAGVYYWRAKTEERHLGMDPAYRAYSEWMARNGAVPRLFDWVAGKRRSG; encoded by the coding sequence CGCCCCGCCGATCCCCGGCCGCGTTCGGCGGTGAGCACAGGCTGCGGACTGGCTGGTCTCGTCGGGCTGCTGCTGTGGGTGGCGCTCGCGCGCAGCTATGGCATGGACGGGCCGTATTCGGCGCTGGTGAACGTCGTCGCGTGCGGGCTGCCGATGGTGCTGTGGTCGGTATTCGTCGACAAGGTCCACCGCAACGCCTCGAGCGGAATCGACTGGTCGGCTGCCAAGCCGCTGCGCGCAACCTATGAGATCAGCCTGACCAAACTCGCCGGGCTGTGGCTCACCTGGGCGGGAATCGGCGTGATCTACGGGCTGGAACGCTTCTATTGGGAGGGCAATTACAGCTTCGCGATGGGGTGCCTCGGCGTCGCCGCGCCGGTGCTGTTCGTAGCGTCGATTCCGTATGTGCTGTGGCTCGACCGCTATCTGGTCGCGCCGAAGGATGGCGCCTGGGCGCTTGGCGCATGGCTGATGGGCCTCGACGAGTCGATCGATCGCGAGGCAATCTACGGCCATTTACGGGCGTGGGCGGTGAAGGGGTTCTTCCTCGCGTTCATGCTGGCGATCGTGCCGCCGGGCTTCGGCGACTTCATTCGCGCCGACACGGGGCTGGTCCTCCACGATCCGGTCGCGCTCGCCAATTGGCTCATCACCTTGATGTTCGTGATCGACGTCGCCTTCGCGACGGTCGGCTACATCCTGACGCTGCGCCCGCTCGATTCGCACATCCGCAGCGCCAATCCGTTCGCGGCGGCGTGGACGGCGGCGCTGATCTGCTATCCGCCCTTCGTGTTGATGGCTGACGGGGGCGTGCTCGATTACCACCCCGGCACACGCGGGCCGGACGGCTGGACGATCTGGCTGGGCGGCCACCCGATCCTGCTCGCCGCGACCGGCGCGGTGCTGGTCGCGCTGACCGCGATCTACGCCTGGGCGACCGTGGCGTTCGGCCTGCGCTTTTCCAACCTTACACATCGCGGGATCCTGACGCACGGGCCGTACCGCTTCACGCGGCACCCGGCCTATCTGTCGAAGAACCTGTTTTGGCTGATCTCGACTTTGCCGTTCCTGACGACGGGCAACTGGATCGACGCGGTGCGCGCGACCGGGCTGATGGCGGTGACGGCCGGCGTTTATTACTGGCGTGCGAAGACCGAGGAACGCCATCTCGGCATGGACCCGGCGTATCGTGCCTATTCCGAGTGGATGGCGCGCAATGGTGCGGTGCCTCGGTTGTTCGATTGGGTGGCGGGCAAGCGGCGGAGCGGATAG
- a CDS encoding ribonuclease R family protein — protein sequence MPKRTPPGLPTREQVLDFISTSPTPAGKREIARAFGLSAQDKIALKALLKDMADEGLIDSAPGRAFHKLGGLPKVTVLRIADVDDGGNVWAVPERWEAETPAPRLRVRERKHGALAVGDRVLARTEEAGNGWIAHPMKSLARGEELILGVLHEEGGKLWLQGVEKKDRRDFQVSDAGGAQPGDLVLAEKAGRPPRITARVTEILGDPFAPRSFSMIAIHKLGIPTAFAPEAIDEAHRVAGLHMGEDREDLRHLPIVAIDPADARDHDDAVWAAPDDDPANPGGWQAIVAIADVSFYVRPGGALDKDARRRGNSVYFPDRVVPMLPEELSADICSLKEGVDRAALVCHLRIAENGTLKTWRFTRGVIRVVANIAYEDAQAVMDRATSSLPQSREADLLPILTPLWGCWKALSKARAARAPLDLDLPERRVMLDEKGRILSVAPRERLDAHMLIEDYMIAANVAAAKALEAKKAPVMYRVHEPPSREKLVALKEYLKTFGVEFALGQVVRPGTFNHILVKVGEADFRPQIMEQVLRTQTQAYYAPENHGHFGLALGSYAHFTSPIRRYADLLVHRSLVDAYKLGAGGLTEGEAAAMEKIGQSISMLERRAMEAERDTIDRYVAAFLATRIGEIVDVRITGVASFGFFATVEGIGGDGLMPVRDLGREYFRYDDAGKRLVGEDSGTVYASGMRLQLRLAESNPVSGALRFEMVEGGARPAREERAGPRVIKRRGRPANIRHQGKRR from the coding sequence ATGCCCAAGCGTACCCCGCCCGGCCTGCCCACGCGCGAGCAGGTCCTCGACTTCATCTCCACCTCCCCCACGCCTGCGGGCAAGCGCGAGATCGCGCGCGCCTTCGGGCTGAGCGCGCAGGACAAGATCGCGCTCAAGGCGCTGCTCAAGGACATGGCCGACGAAGGGCTGATCGACAGCGCCCCCGGCCGCGCCTTCCACAAGCTCGGCGGTCTGCCCAAGGTGACGGTGCTGCGCATCGCCGATGTCGATGACGGCGGCAACGTCTGGGCGGTGCCTGAACGCTGGGAGGCGGAAACGCCTGCGCCGCGCCTCCGCGTGCGCGAACGCAAGCATGGCGCGCTCGCCGTGGGGGATCGGGTGCTGGCGCGCACCGAAGAAGCCGGCAACGGCTGGATCGCGCATCCGATGAAGAGTCTCGCGCGCGGCGAGGAACTGATTCTCGGCGTGCTCCACGAGGAGGGCGGCAAGCTCTGGCTGCAAGGCGTCGAGAAGAAGGATCGCCGCGATTTCCAGGTCTCCGACGCGGGCGGCGCCCAGCCCGGCGATCTCGTGCTGGCCGAGAAGGCGGGGCGCCCGCCGCGCATCACCGCGCGCGTGACCGAGATCCTCGGCGACCCCTTCGCGCCGCGCAGCTTCTCGATGATCGCGATCCACAAACTCGGTATTCCAACAGCCTTCGCCCCCGAAGCCATCGACGAAGCCCACCGCGTCGCCGGGCTTCATATGGGCGAGGATCGTGAAGATCTGCGCCACCTGCCGATCGTCGCGATCGACCCCGCCGACGCGCGCGACCATGACGATGCGGTCTGGGCCGCCCCCGACGACGACCCCGCCAACCCTGGCGGCTGGCAGGCGATCGTCGCGATCGCCGACGTGAGCTTCTACGTCCGCCCCGGCGGCGCGCTCGACAAGGACGCGCGGCGGCGCGGCAACAGTGTCTATTTCCCCGACCGCGTCGTACCGATGCTGCCCGAAGAACTGTCGGCGGACATCTGTTCGCTGAAAGAGGGCGTCGATCGCGCAGCGCTGGTCTGTCATCTGCGCATCGCCGAAAACGGCACGCTGAAGACCTGGCGCTTCACGCGCGGCGTGATCCGGGTGGTGGCGAATATCGCCTATGAGGACGCGCAGGCGGTGATGGATCGCGCGACCTCCTCCCTTCCCCAATCGCGGGAGGCGGATTTGCTGCCTATCCTCACGCCCCTCTGGGGCTGCTGGAAGGCGCTCTCCAAGGCCCGTGCCGCACGCGCGCCGCTCGATCTCGATCTTCCCGAACGGCGGGTGATGCTCGACGAAAAGGGTCGAATCCTCTCGGTCGCGCCGCGCGAGCGTCTCGACGCGCACATGCTGATCGAGGATTACATGATTGCCGCCAACGTCGCCGCCGCCAAGGCGCTGGAGGCGAAGAAGGCGCCGGTGATGTACCGCGTCCACGAGCCGCCCAGCCGCGAGAAGCTCGTCGCGCTCAAGGAGTATCTCAAGACCTTCGGCGTCGAGTTCGCGCTCGGTCAGGTGGTGCGGCCGGGCACGTTCAATCATATCCTCGTCAAAGTCGGCGAGGCGGATTTCCGCCCGCAGATCATGGAGCAGGTGCTGCGCACGCAGACCCAGGCCTATTACGCGCCCGAAAACCACGGCCATTTCGGCCTCGCGCTCGGCAGTTACGCGCATTTCACTTCGCCGATCCGGCGCTATGCCGATCTTCTCGTCCACCGTTCGCTGGTCGATGCGTATAAGCTGGGCGCAGGCGGGCTGACCGAGGGCGAAGCGGCGGCGATGGAGAAGATCGGCCAGTCGATCTCGATGCTGGAGCGCCGTGCGATGGAAGCCGAGCGCGACACGATCGACCGCTATGTCGCCGCCTTCCTCGCCACCCGCATCGGCGAGATCGTAGATGTGCGGATCACCGGCGTCGCCAGCTTCGGCTTCTTCGCGACGGTCGAGGGGATCGGCGGCGACGGGCTGATGCCGGTGCGCGATCTGGGGCGCGAATATTTTCGCTACGACGATGCCGGCAAGCGGCTGGTCGGCGAGGATAGCGGCACCGTCTACGCCAGCGGCATGCGGCTGCAATTGCGGCTGGCGGAATCGAACCCGGTATCGGGCGCGCTGCGCTTCGAGATGGTCGAGGGCGGCGCACGCCCCGCACGCGAAGAGCGCGCCGGCCCGCGCGTCATCAAGCGGCGCGGGCGACCGGCCAACATCCGGCATCAAGGCAAACGCCGCTGA
- a CDS encoding glutamate--cysteine ligase, with product MSTKTASSAKHAVIEHRDQLIASFAKGEKPKDRWRIGTEHEKFVYALGDHHAPSYDEKGGIRDLLMGLQRFGWEPVIENGPDGANVIAMTGADGSLSLEPAGQFELSGAPLDNLHQTCAETGRHLEQVKTVGDELGIGFLGLGMWPDKTRAELPIMPKGRYAIMLRHMPRVGSMGLDMMLRTCTIQVNLDYASEADMVKKFRVGLALQPLATALFANSPFTEGKPNGMLSYRSHIWSDTDPARTGMLPFVFEDGFGYERYAEYALDVPMYFVYREGTYIDAAGLSFRDFLKGELSVLPGELPTIDDWNDHLSTAFPEVRLKTFLEMRGADGGPWSRICALPALWVGLLYDDAALDAAWDVVKHWTMEEREALRSSVPKLGLDAPIAGGRRLRDIAGDVLDIAHAGLSARARFDAGGSNETGFLDPLREVVRSGKVPAEVLLEKYHGVWDGDVSRVYEDMKF from the coding sequence ATGAGCACCAAGACCGCCTCTTCCGCCAAGCACGCGGTCATCGAGCACCGCGACCAGTTGATCGCGAGCTTCGCCAAGGGCGAGAAGCCCAAGGACCGCTGGCGGATCGGCACCGAGCACGAAAAATTCGTCTATGCGCTCGGCGATCATCACGCACCGAGCTATGACGAAAAAGGCGGCATCCGCGATCTGCTGATGGGACTCCAGCGCTTCGGCTGGGAGCCGGTGATCGAGAATGGCCCCGATGGCGCCAACGTCATCGCGATGACCGGCGCGGACGGCAGCCTCAGTCTCGAACCCGCCGGCCAGTTCGAACTGTCGGGCGCGCCGCTCGACAATCTCCACCAGACCTGCGCCGAGACCGGACGCCATCTCGAACAGGTCAAGACGGTCGGCGACGAACTCGGCATCGGTTTCCTCGGGCTCGGCATGTGGCCGGACAAGACCCGCGCTGAACTGCCGATCATGCCCAAGGGCCGCTATGCGATCATGCTGCGCCACATGCCACGGGTCGGCAGCATGGGGCTCGACATGATGCTGCGCACCTGCACCATCCAGGTCAACCTCGACTATGCGAGCGAGGCGGACATGGTGAAGAAGTTCCGCGTCGGCCTCGCGCTGCAACCGCTCGCGACCGCTTTGTTCGCCAATTCGCCGTTCACCGAAGGCAAGCCCAATGGCATGCTGTCGTACCGCAGCCATATCTGGTCGGACACCGATCCGGCGCGCACCGGCATGCTGCCGTTCGTGTTCGAGGACGGGTTCGGCTACGAGCGCTACGCCGAGTACGCGCTCGATGTGCCGATGTACTTCGTCTACCGTGAAGGCACGTATATCGACGCGGCCGGCCTTTCGTTCCGCGATTTCCTCAAGGGTGAGCTGTCGGTGCTGCCGGGCGAACTGCCGACGATCGACGACTGGAACGACCATCTCTCCACCGCCTTCCCCGAAGTGCGGCTCAAGACCTTCCTCGAAATGCGCGGCGCCGATGGCGGACCATGGAGCCGGATCTGCGCGCTGCCGGCGTTGTGGGTCGGGCTGCTCTACGACGATGCCGCGCTCGATGCAGCGTGGGACGTGGTCAAGCACTGGACGATGGAGGAGCGCGAGGCGCTGCGGTCGTCGGTGCCCAAGCTCGGCCTCGACGCGCCGATCGCGGGCGGACGACGCTTGCGCGACATCGCCGGCGACGTGCTCGACATCGCTCACGCCGGCCTGTCCGCACGCGCGCGGTTCGACGCGGGCGGCAGCAACGAAACCGGCTTCCTCGATCCGCTGCGCGAAGTCGTGCGGAGCGGCAAGGTGCCGGCCGAAGTTCTGCTGGAGAAGTATCACGGCGTCTGGGACGGCGACGTCAGTCGGGTTTACGAGGATATGAAGTTCTAG
- the msrA gene encoding peptide-methionine (S)-S-oxide reductase MsrA has protein sequence MASEVATFAGGCFWCTEAVFADVIGVEKVESGYIGGTVANPTYKQVCGGDTGHAEAIRVTFDSDQVRYADLLDIFFATHDPTQLNRQGNDVGTQYRSALFPASPDQREEAQAAIERASADWPKPIVTTIEPASHWYPAEDYHQEYWEGEGQRNPYCLAVIPPKLAKLRKSFAKRSKTADATA, from the coding sequence ATGGCGAGCGAAGTCGCGACATTCGCGGGCGGATGTTTCTGGTGTACCGAGGCAGTCTTCGCCGACGTGATCGGCGTGGAGAAGGTCGAGAGCGGCTATATCGGCGGTACGGTCGCGAACCCGACTTACAAGCAGGTGTGCGGCGGCGATACCGGCCATGCCGAGGCGATCCGCGTTACGTTCGATTCGGATCAGGTCCGCTATGCCGATCTGCTCGACATCTTCTTCGCCACGCACGATCCGACGCAGCTCAACCGCCAGGGTAACGATGTCGGGACGCAATATCGCTCGGCATTGTTCCCCGCCTCGCCCGACCAGCGCGAGGAAGCGCAGGCCGCGATCGAACGCGCCAGCGCGGATTGGCCCAAGCCGATCGTGACGACGATCGAGCCGGCGTCCCACTGGTATCCGGCCGAGGACTATCATCAGGAATATTGGGAAGGCGAAGGCCAGCGCAATCCCTATTGCCTCGCGGTGATCCCGCCCAAGCTGGCGAAGCTGCGCAAGAGCTTCGCCAAACGCTCCAAAACCGCCGACGCGACCGCGTAA
- a CDS encoding potassium channel family protein, translating into MTAPSVSTPPPHADRALSALLIVQAVSLFVAIPLSAQHPGWHVVLDAGHLAFAAVSVAVLAHNRMMRALLLAALAGLAIGPIIGEQAVASRGLTAVTMHESIALTAFVFNGLVTALIARHVFGPGRVTSHRLQGAVLVYLNVAQLFAIAYGVIETRAPGAIVMSDGLRFANPASARTAALTYFSLVTITTTGFGDIVPMHPIARSLVNLESVFGHLFPATLLARLVALHLAHADDPSGKGDAGA; encoded by the coding sequence ATGACCGCGCCCTCCGTCTCCACCCCACCCCCGCATGCCGACCGTGCGCTCAGCGCCCTGCTGATCGTACAGGCGGTGTCGCTGTTCGTGGCGATTCCGTTGTCGGCGCAGCATCCCGGCTGGCACGTCGTGCTCGATGCCGGGCATCTCGCGTTCGCCGCCGTCTCGGTCGCGGTGCTCGCGCACAACCGGATGATGCGCGCGCTGCTGCTCGCGGCGCTGGCCGGGCTGGCGATCGGGCCGATCATCGGCGAACAGGCGGTCGCGTCGCGCGGTCTCACTGCGGTCACGATGCACGAATCGATCGCGCTGACCGCCTTCGTGTTCAACGGGCTGGTGACGGCGCTGATCGCGCGCCACGTGTTCGGCCCCGGGCGGGTCACCAGCCATCGGTTGCAGGGCGCGGTGCTGGTCTATCTCAACGTCGCGCAACTGTTCGCGATCGCCTACGGCGTGATCGAGACGCGCGCGCCAGGTGCGATCGTCATGTCGGACGGGCTACGCTTCGCCAATCCCGCCAGCGCGCGGACGGCTGCGCTCACCTATTTCAGCCTCGTCACCATCACCACCACCGGCTTCGGCGATATCGTGCCGATGCACCCGATCGCGCGCAGCCTCGTCAATCTCGAATCGGTGTTCGGGCATCTCTTCCCGGCGACCTTGCTCGCCCGGCTGGTCGCGCTCCATCTCGCCCATGCCGATGATCCGTCGGGAAAAGGTGACGCGGGCGCCTAA
- the msrA gene encoding peptide-methionine (S)-S-oxide reductase MsrA, with product MKTVLAGLSVAGIATFALSGGAASAERAVPIPAALHDVAKTGGSQVAVLAGGCFWGMEAVFEHVKGVKSVTAGYAGGTARTATYEQVSSETTGHAEAIRIVYDPAQVSYATLLRVYFSVAHDPTTLNRQMPDSGTSYRSAIFPQTPAQRAVAAEYIAQLGQTHVFKAPIVTKIESGGFFPAEDYHQHFYDRNPSHPYIVRWDKPKVAAFKAGFPALATKAA from the coding sequence ATGAAAACCGTGCTTGCAGGATTGAGCGTCGCTGGCATTGCGACGTTCGCACTCTCGGGTGGCGCGGCCAGCGCCGAGCGCGCGGTGCCGATCCCGGCGGCGCTGCATGATGTCGCCAAGACCGGCGGTAGCCAGGTGGCGGTGCTGGCAGGCGGCTGCTTCTGGGGCATGGAAGCGGTGTTCGAGCATGTGAAGGGCGTGAAATCGGTGACGGCGGGCTATGCCGGCGGAACCGCGCGCACCGCCACCTACGAGCAGGTGAGCAGCGAGACCACCGGCCATGCCGAGGCGATCCGCATCGTCTACGATCCCGCGCAGGTGAGCTACGCGACGTTGCTGCGCGTCTATTTCTCGGTCGCGCACGATCCGACCACGCTCAACCGGCAGATGCCCGATAGCGGCACCAGCTACCGTTCGGCGATCTTCCCGCAGACCCCGGCGCAGCGCGCGGTCGCCGCGGAGTATATCGCGCAGCTTGGCCAGACGCATGTGTTCAAGGCGCCGATCGTGACCAAGATCGAGAGCGGCGGCTTCTTCCCGGCCGAAGACTATCACCAGCATTTCTACGACCGGAACCCGAGCCACCCGTACATCGTGCGGTGGGACAAGCCCAAGGTCGCGGCGTTCAAGGCAGGCTTCCCGGCGTTGGCGACCAAGGCGGCCTAG
- a CDS encoding M20/M25/M40 family metallo-hydrolase, which produces MRRMAMALGLGAVMLPAAVSAQARPDQQPFFTLYKELVETNTTLPTGSCTDAAAKIAARLEDAGYPARDITLFSAPDHPKEGGMVAILAGSDPSVKPILLLAHLDVVEAKREDWKRDPFKLIEDGGYYYARGAADDKSMAAIWADSLIRFRRSGYRPRRTIKLALTCGEETTYAFNGAAWLAKTKPDLIAAEFALNEGGGGRYGANGKPEVLAIQVGEKAAQNYTFATTNPGGHSSQPTADNAIYQLADALKAVQGYTFPVRFSDTTRAFFTAMAATTPAPVADAIRRLLANPDEAEAAALLARDKTFNSTLRTTCVATLVSAGHAENALPQRATANINCRIFPGETVEGTLAKLKELAGPNVTVTINAPIRPTAIPPALDPKILGPAKAVAERHFPGVPMLPLMSTGATDGIFFEAIGIPVYGVPGLFFDADGNGIHGLNERIGVKSLYEGRDYLYDLVKAYAG; this is translated from the coding sequence ATGCGAAGGATGGCGATGGCGCTCGGGCTGGGCGCGGTGATGCTTCCAGCGGCCGTTTCCGCGCAGGCCCGGCCCGACCAGCAGCCGTTCTTCACGCTCTACAAGGAGCTGGTCGAGACCAACACCACGCTCCCGACCGGAAGCTGCACCGACGCCGCCGCCAAGATCGCGGCGCGGCTTGAGGATGCCGGCTATCCGGCGCGCGACATCACGCTGTTTTCCGCACCCGACCACCCCAAAGAGGGCGGCATGGTCGCGATCCTGGCGGGCAGCGATCCGTCGGTGAAGCCGATCCTGCTGCTCGCGCATCTCGACGTGGTCGAGGCCAAGCGCGAGGACTGGAAGCGCGATCCGTTCAAACTGATCGAGGACGGCGGCTATTATTACGCGCGCGGTGCCGCCGACGACAAATCGATGGCAGCGATCTGGGCGGACAGCCTGATCCGCTTCCGCCGGTCGGGCTATCGCCCCAGGCGCACCATAAAACTCGCGCTGACCTGCGGCGAGGAGACGACCTACGCCTTCAACGGCGCGGCGTGGCTGGCGAAGACCAAGCCCGATCTGATCGCCGCCGAGTTCGCGCTCAACGAGGGCGGCGGCGGGCGCTACGGCGCGAACGGCAAGCCCGAGGTGCTCGCGATCCAGGTCGGCGAGAAGGCCGCGCAGAATTACACCTTCGCCACCACCAACCCCGGCGGGCACAGTTCGCAGCCGACCGCGGACAATGCGATCTACCAGCTCGCCGATGCGTTGAAGGCGGTGCAGGGCTACACCTTCCCGGTGCGCTTCAGCGACACCACGCGTGCCTTTTTCACCGCGATGGCGGCGACCACGCCAGCGCCCGTCGCCGACGCGATCCGGCGGTTGCTCGCCAACCCCGACGAGGCCGAGGCGGCGGCGTTGCTGGCCCGCGACAAGACCTTCAATTCGACGCTGCGCACCACCTGCGTCGCGACTTTGGTGTCGGCGGGCCATGCCGAGAACGCCTTGCCGCAACGCGCCACCGCCAACATCAACTGCCGCATCTTTCCCGGCGAGACGGTCGAGGGCACGCTCGCCAAGCTGAAGGAGCTGGCCGGGCCGAACGTGACCGTCACCATCAATGCGCCGATCCGCCCGACCGCGATCCCCCCCGCGCTCGACCCGAAAATCCTCGGCCCGGCCAAGGCGGTCGCCGAGCGGCATTTCCCCGGCGTGCCGATGCTGCCGCTGATGTCGACCGGCGCGACCGACGGCATCTTCTTCGAAGCGATCGGCATTCCCGTGTACGGCGTGCCGGGGCTGTTCTTCGATGCCGATGGCAATGGCATTCACGGGCTCAACGAGCGGATCGGCGTGAAGTCGCTCTACGAGGGGCGCGACTATCTCTACGATCTCGTCAAGGCTTATGCCGGCTAG
- the ung gene encoding uracil-DNA glycosylase has product MSDHITLHPEWRTALQAEFDSPYMAELRDFLVAEKAAGARVFPKGSAWFRALDLTAPSSVRVVILGQDPYHGEGQAHGLCFSVKPGVRTPPSLVNIYKEMQADLGIAPARHGFLEHWANQGVLLLNSVLTVRMGAAASHQGRGWERFTDAVIRTVAASPEPIVFLLWGAYAQKKAAFIEDVTRGGRHLVLKSAHPSPLSAHNGFFGSRPFSKANAFLREQGREPIDWALPEAV; this is encoded by the coding sequence ATGAGCGACCACATCACCCTCCATCCCGAGTGGCGCACCGCGCTGCAAGCCGAGTTCGACAGCCCCTATATGGCCGAACTCAGGGACTTCCTTGTCGCCGAGAAGGCGGCGGGCGCGCGCGTGTTCCCCAAGGGCAGCGCGTGGTTCCGCGCGCTCGACCTGACCGCACCCTCATCGGTGCGCGTCGTCATTCTCGGGCAAGACCCCTACCATGGCGAGGGGCAGGCGCATGGGCTGTGTTTCTCGGTGAAGCCGGGGGTGCGTACCCCGCCGAGCCTCGTCAACATCTACAAGGAAATGCAGGCCGATCTCGGCATCGCGCCGGCGCGGCACGGGTTCCTGGAGCATTGGGCGAATCAGGGCGTGCTATTGCTCAATTCGGTGCTGACGGTGCGGATGGGCGCCGCCGCCTCGCACCAGGGGCGTGGCTGGGAGCGGTTCACCGATGCGGTGATCCGCACCGTCGCGGCGTCGCCCGAGCCGATCGTGTTCCTGCTGTGGGGTGCTTATGCGCAGAAGAAGGCGGCGTTCATCGAGGATGTGACTCGCGGCGGGCGGCATCTGGTGCTGAAGTCCGCGCATCCCTCGCCGCTGTCGGCGCATAACGGGTTCTTCGGGAGCCGGCCGTTCTCGAAGGCCAATGCTTTCCTGCGTGAACAGGGCCGCGAGCCGATCGACTGGGCATTGCCGGAAGCGGTGTAG
- a CDS encoding 16S rRNA (uracil(1498)-N(3))-methyltransferase: MIATPAWPPQSTPRLFVEQPLGPGQIRIEGAQAHYLVSVMRTKIGDPVKLFDGVSGEWLGVASMVGKRDLLLDVGEQLREREHVPDLWLCAAPLKKGRIDWLVEKACELGVARLVPTLTRRTVVDRLNLERLRAHMIEAAEQCGRTAVPDLAEPVKLTALLREWPADRTLFFADEAGGVPALAAMRDGGAAAAILIGPEGGFDDAERAAIRALPQAIGISLGPRILRADTAAAAAASLWMAARGDW, from the coding sequence ATGATCGCTACCCCTGCATGGCCACCGCAATCGACGCCCCGGCTGTTCGTCGAACAGCCACTCGGACCAGGCCAGATTCGCATTGAGGGCGCGCAGGCGCATTATCTCGTCTCGGTGATGCGGACCAAGATCGGCGATCCGGTCAAGCTGTTCGACGGCGTGTCGGGCGAGTGGCTCGGGGTCGCGAGCATGGTCGGCAAGCGCGACCTGCTGCTCGATGTGGGCGAGCAACTGCGCGAGCGCGAGCATGTCCCCGATCTGTGGCTCTGCGCGGCCCCGCTCAAGAAGGGCAGGATCGATTGGCTGGTGGAAAAGGCCTGCGAACTCGGCGTCGCGCGACTGGTGCCGACACTGACGCGGCGAACCGTGGTCGATCGGCTCAACCTCGAACGGTTGCGCGCGCATATGATCGAGGCGGCCGAGCAATGCGGCCGCACCGCCGTGCCCGACCTCGCCGAGCCGGTGAAGCTTACCGCGCTGCTGCGCGAATGGCCGGCGGATCGCACCTTGTTCTTCGCCGACGAAGCGGGCGGCGTGCCCGCGCTGGCGGCGATGCGAGACGGCGGCGCGGCGGCGGCGATCCTGATTGGCCCGGAGGGCGGCTTCGACGACGCCGAACGCGCAGCAATCCGCGCATTGCCACAGGCGATCGGCATCTCGCTCGGCCCCCGCATCCTGCGCGCCGACACGGCGGCGGCGGCGGCGGCGAGCCTGTGGATGGCGGCAAGGGGAGATTGGTGA